One Tolypothrix bouteillei VB521301 DNA window includes the following coding sequences:
- a CDS encoding phage tail protein produces MVANSSNDVNGNIKNELNYVTTHRFYVEIGGSIAASFTECSGLSVQIEKEVYFEGGVNEQQRVFLGHSTFSDITLKRGTTDDLNFWKWLYELFENKPVSRRNANIITFNQAGEIMKSWTLIGAIPIAWKSSDLQADGSGVVIEELTLAFEGLKVSKQGGGGNKTQRMATGYFSSS; encoded by the coding sequence ATGGTTGCTAACTCTTCTAATGATGTCAACGGCAATATTAAAAATGAACTGAATTATGTTACAACTCATCGTTTTTATGTAGAAATAGGAGGTTCCATAGCAGCATCATTTACAGAATGTTCTGGGTTAAGCGTTCAAATTGAGAAAGAAGTTTATTTTGAGGGAGGAGTGAACGAACAACAAAGAGTTTTTTTAGGTCATTCAACCTTTTCAGACATAACTCTCAAACGTGGGACTACAGATGATCTAAATTTTTGGAAATGGCTGTATGAATTATTTGAAAATAAGCCAGTTAGTCGGCGTAATGCTAACATTATTACGTTCAATCAAGCGGGTGAGATAATGAAAAGCTGGACGCTGATTGGTGCTATTCCCATAGCTTGGAAGTCATCAGATTTGCAAGCCGATGGCAGTGGTGTTGTGATTGAGGAATTAACTCTAGCATTTGAGGGCTTGAAAGTTAGTAAACAAGGAGGTGGAGGCAATAAAACACAACGTATGGCAACAGGTTATTTTTCTAGTTCATGA
- the trmFO gene encoding FADH(2)-oxidizing methylenetetrahydrofolate--tRNA-(uracil(54)-C(5))-methyltransferase TrmFO — protein sequence MEKQPIQVIGGGLAGTEAAWQIAQAGIPVILWEMRPKQLSGAHHTEHLAELVCSNSFGAMASDRAAGLLHEELRRLGSIVISKADEHSVPAGGALAVDRGQFSSDLTETLARHPLIELRREELRAIPEGIVVLATGPLTSPDLAEDLRRFTGMEYLSFFDAASPIIVGESINRDIAFLASRYDKGEAAYLNCPMNKEQYLRFWQELCAAEQVELKDFERETAKFFEGCLPIEELARRGEDTMRYGPLKPVGLSDSRTGERPYAVVQLRQEDKAGQLWNMVGFQTNLRWGEQKRIFRLIPSLENAEFVRLGVMHRNTFINAPELMLPNLQFKQRPTLFAAGQLIGTEGYTAAAAGGWLAGTNAARVALGKEPLTLPNTTMMGSLFEFISSASPKHFQPMPPNFGILPDLGEKIKNKQERYGRYRDRSLADIQNFAIHN from the coding sequence ATGGAAAAACAACCGATTCAAGTTATTGGAGGTGGACTAGCCGGGACAGAAGCAGCATGGCAAATAGCCCAAGCTGGGATACCTGTCATTCTGTGGGAAATGCGTCCAAAACAATTGAGTGGTGCTCATCACACGGAACATTTGGCAGAATTAGTATGTAGCAATTCATTTGGGGCAATGGCAAGCGATCGCGCTGCAGGTTTGTTGCATGAAGAGTTGCGTCGGCTTGGTTCTATCGTGATCTCAAAAGCGGACGAACACTCAGTCCCAGCAGGTGGAGCACTTGCTGTCGATAGGGGACAATTTAGCTCCGATTTAACAGAAACCCTTGCTCGCCATCCCTTAATTGAACTGCGTCGGGAAGAGTTGCGTGCTATTCCTGAAGGGATTGTTGTTTTAGCAACGGGTCCTTTAACCAGCCCGGACTTAGCAGAAGATTTGCGCCGCTTCACTGGGATGGAATACCTCAGCTTTTTTGATGCTGCTAGCCCGATTATTGTGGGAGAATCGATTAACCGCGATATTGCATTTCTTGCCTCTCGTTACGATAAAGGTGAAGCAGCATATCTCAACTGTCCGATGAATAAAGAGCAGTACCTGCGCTTTTGGCAAGAACTTTGTGCAGCCGAACAAGTGGAATTAAAAGATTTTGAGAGGGAAACAGCAAAATTTTTTGAAGGTTGTTTGCCAATCGAAGAACTCGCAAGGCGGGGAGAAGATACCATGCGCTACGGTCCCTTAAAACCCGTGGGATTGTCAGATAGTCGTACTGGAGAACGTCCTTATGCTGTGGTACAGTTGCGGCAAGAAGACAAAGCCGGACAGCTTTGGAATATGGTGGGTTTCCAAACTAATTTGCGGTGGGGCGAGCAAAAGCGCATTTTTCGATTAATTCCCAGTTTGGAAAATGCAGAGTTTGTAAGATTGGGAGTGATGCACCGCAATACTTTTATTAATGCTCCCGAGTTGATGCTCCCCAATTTGCAGTTTAAACAGCGCCCGACGTTGTTTGCTGCAGGACAGTTGATTGGAACTGAAGGCTACACAGCAGCAGCAGCAGGCGGCTGGTTGGCGGGAACCAATGCAGCTCGTGTTGCTTTGGGTAAAGAACCTTTGACTTTACCCAATACAACAATGATGGGGTCGCTGTTTGAATTTATTAGTTCGGCTTCACCCAAGCATTTCCAGCCAATGCCACCTAACTTTGGTATACTGCCAGACCTGGGAGAGAAAATAAAAAATAAACAGGAGCGTTACGGGCGTTATCGCGATCGCTCTCTTGCTGACATCCAAAACTTCGCAATTCATAACTAG
- a CDS encoding nuclear transport factor 2 family protein, whose protein sequence is MTKEQQDILAIAKKYLKAIEEGKTAEELAIYYSESVEQVEYPNRLIPNGSTRNLDDLKEASLRGKQVIISQNYDIKNSYVVGNTVILEIIWTAKIAVSIGQTPLGGQMKAYIAQFLEFEGNKIVHQRTYDCYEPF, encoded by the coding sequence ATGACAAAAGAGCAACAAGATATTTTAGCAATCGCAAAAAAATATTTGAAGGCTATAGAAGAAGGTAAAACAGCAGAAGAGCTTGCTATTTATTATTCTGAATCTGTAGAACAAGTGGAATATCCCAATCGACTCATACCTAATGGCTCTACAAGAAACTTAGATGACTTAAAAGAAGCTTCATTAAGAGGCAAGCAGGTGATAATTAGCCAGAATTATGATATTAAAAACTCTTATGTTGTGGGAAACACAGTCATTTTAGAAATAATATGGACAGCTAAAATAGCAGTTTCTATTGGACAAACTCCACTGGGGGGACAGATGAAAGCTTACATTGCTCAATTTCTTGAATTTGAAGGTAACAAAATAGTTCACCAAAGAACATATGACTGTTATGAACCTTTTTAA
- a CDS encoding sensor histidine kinase yields the protein MQVTTEALTQFLGHSLSNSRTDFQSSQISSLQIFCQLQIELLLSRASIDWARIVYYDPFSLIHQTITQCSQEQEFTRNFLSYINSEEWLVDFYHSFTLHEIDFSHYTSSKCYICPIGYRNQKPEYILIFTREPLSLSLQQDVKQTATILSKHLDICSECYQQKTEIKLLEQILQRAGHQLRHPLAMIGLYAENLYLKLPEGSTQEQAAIIRESIKDLDANLTELIYCGQKEKIKVTLQDLKSLISESIQGLQPLLEQKNLKVQYSETSAVLAIDRLQMKQVFDNLLSNAVYFSPVSGVINCHWQIFQNEVLIWISDRGKGLSPEDIKKIFTPFYSRRPGGTGLGLTIAKKIVLDHYGSLWAQNSSEGGAQFFISLPRSTSF from the coding sequence ATGCAAGTTACAACAGAAGCTTTAACCCAATTTCTAGGTCATTCTCTTTCAAACTCCAGGACTGATTTCCAATCTTCACAAATTTCCAGTCTACAAATTTTTTGTCAGCTCCAAATAGAACTTTTGTTATCAAGAGCTTCTATTGATTGGGCTAGAATTGTTTATTACGATCCATTTTCGTTAATCCATCAAACAATTACTCAGTGTTCTCAAGAACAAGAGTTTACACGGAATTTTCTATCTTATATTAATTCAGAGGAATGGTTAGTAGACTTTTATCATAGTTTTACTCTACATGAGATAGATTTCTCTCATTACACATCATCAAAGTGTTACATCTGCCCTATAGGATATAGAAACCAAAAACCTGAATACATTTTGATATTTACTCGCGAACCACTTTCTTTAAGTTTGCAACAAGATGTTAAGCAAACGGCCACGATACTGAGCAAGCATTTAGATATTTGTTCTGAGTGCTATCAACAAAAAACTGAAATCAAACTTTTGGAACAAATACTTCAGCGTGCTGGCCATCAATTACGCCATCCCTTAGCAATGATTGGTCTTTATGCAGAAAATCTTTACCTAAAATTGCCTGAAGGTTCTACTCAAGAACAAGCAGCAATTATTCGAGAAAGTATAAAGGATTTAGATGCCAATCTCACAGAATTGATTTATTGCGGTCAAAAGGAAAAAATCAAAGTAACTCTTCAGGACTTAAAAAGTTTGATATCTGAAAGTATTCAAGGTTTACAACCTTTACTCGAACAGAAAAACTTGAAAGTTCAGTATTCTGAAACGTCTGCTGTTCTGGCAATCGATCGCTTGCAAATGAAGCAGGTATTTGACAACCTGCTGAGTAATGCCGTGTACTTTAGTCCCGTGTCTGGAGTTATTAACTGTCATTGGCAAATTTTTCAAAATGAAGTACTGATTTGGATTTCCGATCGAGGAAAGGGTTTATCTCCAGAAGATATCAAAAAAATATTTACTCCTTTTTATTCTCGTCGTCCTGGAGGGACTGGACTTGGTTTAACTATTGCTAAAAAAATTGTTCTTGACCATTATGGAAGTCTTTGGGCGCAAAATTCGTCTGAAGGTGGCGCACAGTTTTTTATAAGCTTACCTCGATCTACTTCTTTTTAG
- a CDS encoding substrate-binding domain-containing protein, which translates to MVSIKPDYKEYFCSRNSPLNCDRLQMTMQEFPQAKFCLECGFPALLPEKTEIKGSRGIYQVTRFLGSRGMGRLYLGKQITDSQPIVLKEYLLPSRSFNADEARQRQDTFLRVAGVSPADGRNQDFRSISLWEAIVDPQQKRCYTISQGNIETSPTLSQYLIEKGAMSASQVREVLNQALQTLQFLHTQKLRFPSGQVQQGIVHGNINLNSLLIVQDNQQYFVIYFCDLAIWERLFEPPNFSQPSTPDYQQDLEELGRVAFYLLAGKSVDPTSNQPLNPRDDLLWLKSSSNLKQFIYRLMGIETPFESAEAARLALLQFPLENQITSFTQVVPEEEKEKPFRTPLILLILLGIITLLSFVGSIWYFLGRGGVKEDYFADFNQLVPTFTDVNGVPSGVFTYTGETDGTWSTVLKVRPTSEVTFAQILNTPKPDANAQFNYQPVSSADIQTSSTPIEEVQKGQVQFAMTSLIYNLPNDLADKQIAYDGLLVFVAFSKKDANLPRVLNGQITLDRLRQIYTGQITNWQQLGGPNLPIKPFAPTEPEALREFERIVLQDDPQKIAQYKAIVTIQPTEVTQQQIITAFDTGKAGIISYGILSKTWNQCAGYPLAIVDGDKSPSQALFRLNNQPITPSDNICDKDNRLDVKTFTSGSYPLSYPLAIVYPHNNSLPPAGEKFAEMLTTRQGQCLITKVGLVPLQPIPDKYLNSYDCK; encoded by the coding sequence ATGGTATCAATCAAACCTGATTATAAAGAATATTTTTGTTCGCGCAATTCACCCTTAAATTGCGATCGCCTTCAAATGACAATGCAAGAATTCCCACAGGCTAAGTTTTGTTTAGAATGTGGTTTTCCTGCCTTATTACCAGAAAAAACTGAAATTAAAGGGAGTCGAGGTATTTATCAAGTCACTCGTTTCTTAGGTTCTCGGGGTATGGGGCGCTTGTATTTAGGAAAACAGATAACTGACAGTCAACCTATTGTACTCAAAGAATATTTATTACCCTCTCGTTCTTTTAATGCAGATGAAGCTCGTCAACGTCAAGATACATTTTTACGTGTAGCGGGGGTAAGTCCAGCAGATGGCAGAAATCAAGATTTCCGTTCCATTAGTCTTTGGGAAGCCATTGTCGATCCCCAACAAAAACGCTGTTACACAATCAGTCAGGGGAACATAGAAACTTCACCAACTTTAAGCCAATATCTGATAGAAAAAGGAGCAATGAGTGCTTCTCAAGTGCGTGAAGTCCTCAATCAAGCTTTACAAACTCTGCAATTCTTACATACGCAAAAACTTCGTTTTCCTTCAGGTCAAGTGCAACAAGGTATTGTTCATGGTAATATTAATTTAAATAGTTTGTTAATCGTACAAGATAATCAACAATATTTTGTTATATATTTTTGTGACTTAGCTATTTGGGAACGTTTATTTGAACCACCAAATTTCTCTCAACCTTCAACTCCTGACTATCAACAAGATTTAGAAGAATTGGGAAGAGTTGCTTTTTATTTATTGGCAGGAAAATCAGTCGATCCTACCTCTAATCAACCTCTCAATCCTAGAGATGACCTGTTATGGCTCAAATCTAGTTCCAATTTAAAGCAGTTTATCTATCGCTTAATGGGTATAGAAACCCCATTTGAGAGTGCTGAAGCTGCTCGTCTCGCTTTACTCCAATTTCCTTTAGAAAATCAAATCACCAGTTTCACTCAAGTTGTACCTGAAGAAGAGAAAGAAAAACCTTTTCGGACACCACTCATCCTACTTATCTTGCTAGGTATCATCACTCTATTATCATTTGTCGGGAGCATTTGGTATTTCTTAGGACGTGGAGGAGTTAAAGAAGATTATTTTGCAGACTTTAATCAACTTGTACCGACTTTTACTGATGTCAATGGAGTGCCTTCAGGAGTATTTACTTACACCGGAGAAACAGACGGGACATGGAGTACAGTTTTAAAAGTACGTCCGACTAGTGAAGTAACCTTCGCCCAAATCTTAAATACACCCAAACCAGATGCAAACGCACAGTTTAACTATCAACCCGTATCTTCTGCTGATATACAAACTAGTAGCACACCGATAGAAGAAGTACAAAAGGGTCAGGTACAGTTTGCAATGACCAGTTTAATTTATAATTTACCAAATGATTTAGCTGACAAACAAATTGCATATGATGGATTACTTGTATTTGTTGCTTTTAGTAAGAAAGATGCAAATCTTCCTAGAGTTCTTAACGGACAAATTACTCTCGATCGCTTGCGTCAAATTTATACAGGTCAAATTACCAATTGGCAACAACTTGGTGGACCGAATCTTCCTATAAAACCATTTGCTCCAACTGAGCCTGAAGCATTGCGAGAATTTGAAAGAATTGTGCTGCAAGACGACCCACAAAAGATTGCTCAATACAAAGCAATAGTTACAATACAACCAACCGAAGTGACACAGCAACAAATTATTACGGCCTTCGATACAGGGAAAGCAGGCATTATTAGTTATGGCATTCTGAGTAAAACTTGGAATCAGTGTGCGGGTTATCCTTTAGCTATAGTTGATGGCGACAAGTCTCCCAGTCAAGCCCTTTTCCGACTTAACAACCAGCCAATTACTCCATCAGATAATATATGTGATAAAGATAATCGCCTAGACGTTAAAACTTTTACGAGTGGGAGTTATCCATTAAGCTATCCCCTTGCAATTGTATATCCCCATAACAACAGCCTTCCACCAGCAGGAGAAAAATTTGCTGAGATGTTAACCACTCGTCAGGGTCAATGTCTCATCACCAAAGTAGGACTTGTTCCTTTACAACCCATACCCGATAAATATCTAAACTCATATGACTGCAAATAG
- a CDS encoding sigma-70 family RNA polymerase sigma factor, with protein sequence MTQTSTNTITAYLQQISRIPLLTRESEIEYGKQVQLAIALYEVGSSLCDRLGRSPTYQEWAEQVASLGKDYPKTVAKLQQAIAAGETAKRKMMEANLRLVVSIAKKYVKRNVELLDLIQEGTIGLQRAIEKFDPTKGYRFSTYAYLWIRQAITRAITEQSRSIRLPLQINKKLNKFKALQRELSQKLGRSATAKELAYALKLTPQQLREYLLWERQILSLNQQIGEDRDTELSDILPDPSDLPEEQLVQSSVHDTLRQLIANLTQEQQMVLTLRYGLQDGQSLSPKAVSERLHISRDRVSRLEEIAIRNLRKHKADIQGFWVAS encoded by the coding sequence ATGACTCAGACTTCCACAAATACCATAACTGCATATTTGCAACAAATTAGCCGGATTCCTTTGCTGACTCGCGAATCTGAAATTGAATATGGCAAACAAGTGCAGTTAGCGATCGCATTATATGAAGTCGGATCTAGCTTATGCGATCGCTTGGGTCGTTCTCCAACTTATCAAGAGTGGGCTGAGCAAGTTGCTTCTCTTGGGAAGGACTATCCCAAAACTGTAGCAAAACTACAACAGGCGATCGCCGCAGGTGAAACTGCCAAGCGTAAAATGATGGAGGCTAACTTGCGGTTAGTTGTTTCTATTGCCAAGAAGTATGTAAAACGTAATGTTGAACTGTTAGATCTCATTCAAGAAGGGACTATTGGGCTGCAAAGAGCTATCGAAAAATTCGATCCGACGAAGGGCTATCGGTTCTCAACTTACGCTTACCTGTGGATTCGTCAAGCAATTACCCGTGCTATTACAGAGCAAAGTCGCAGTATTCGCTTACCCCTCCAAATTAACAAGAAGCTCAATAAATTTAAAGCTCTTCAGCGCGAATTGTCTCAGAAGTTAGGACGCTCTGCAACTGCAAAAGAACTGGCATACGCCTTAAAGTTAACCCCTCAACAGTTAAGAGAGTATTTGCTCTGGGAACGCCAGATCCTCTCTCTCAATCAGCAAATCGGCGAGGATCGAGACACAGAACTATCTGATATTTTACCAGATCCTAGCGATTTGCCAGAAGAACAACTTGTCCAGTCTTCTGTACATGATACTCTAAGACAGTTAATTGCTAACTTAACTCAAGAACAACAAATGGTTTTGACTTTGCGCTATGGGTTACAGGATGGACAATCGCTCAGTCCAAAAGCAGTGAGCGAACGCTTGCATATCAGCCGCGATCGCGTATCTCGCTTGGAAGAAATAGCTATCAGGAATCTCCGCAAACATAAGGCAGATATTCAAGGATTTTGGGTAGCTAGTTGA
- a CDS encoding response regulator yields MVRDRKLSVLLVDDDPRFRQGLHTFLDFHSSSGQLPLEVVAEAESTEQAISLAVQKQPDLILLDLELATGDGITTLIRLREKSFVGKVLVLSAHQEDDFIFRAMQAGAVGYVFKNHVTTQLYEAITTVLNSEIYLPAEVASGFFRRFHTYSEAFLLTCQNLNLSEREQEVLQFLVKGYSNEEMAKRLYVTVATVKAHLTNIFEKMQVTSRTQAVLAALKLGIIQA; encoded by the coding sequence ATGGTTCGCGATCGCAAACTTTCAGTTCTTCTTGTAGATGACGATCCACGGTTTCGTCAGGGTTTGCATACTTTCCTTGATTTTCATAGCAGTAGCGGACAATTGCCATTAGAAGTCGTCGCTGAAGCTGAATCTACAGAGCAAGCTATAAGCCTTGCTGTTCAAAAACAACCAGATCTTATCCTTCTTGATTTGGAATTAGCTACAGGCGATGGAATTACAACTCTTATTCGCTTACGAGAAAAATCTTTTGTTGGGAAAGTTTTAGTTTTATCAGCCCATCAAGAAGATGATTTTATCTTTCGTGCTATGCAAGCAGGTGCTGTAGGCTATGTCTTTAAAAACCATGTTACAACTCAATTATATGAAGCAATAACAACTGTACTTAATTCTGAAATTTACTTACCAGCAGAAGTTGCTAGTGGTTTTTTTCGTCGATTTCATACTTATTCAGAAGCTTTTTTGCTAACTTGTCAAAACCTAAATTTATCAGAGCGAGAGCAAGAAGTTTTACAATTTTTAGTAAAAGGATATTCTAATGAAGAAATGGCTAAACGTTTATACGTGACAGTAGCTACTGTAAAAGCTCATTTGACAAATATTTTTGAAAAAATGCAAGTTACCAGTCGTACTCAGGCCGTTCTTGCTGCTTTAAAATTAGGCATAATTCAAGCTTGA
- a CDS encoding FHA domain-containing protein, protein MTANRCPNPSCELFNRVLPNNAKICPMCGTPLGNVVTPSDDRVLASEKQLAKATPDAKSSATSPAERIPAPAPQPVLNPPVERAPAPPQPVLNPPVERAPAPPQPVLNPPVERAPAPPQPVVSLPAEPVPTGSSHIHTPSPHSNAQPTLKLIHTSGKEFRLRGEEGYIGRQSPVNPVLPEIDLSGISNEGIVSRSHARVYWDKSQNVYMLVDNNSRNGTYLNEKFLSPGIHYPLKDKDVLQLGQEKLVCFTVLLTNN, encoded by the coding sequence ATGACTGCAAATAGATGTCCAAACCCCAGTTGCGAATTATTTAACCGTGTTTTGCCGAATAATGCAAAAATCTGCCCCATGTGCGGTACACCTTTGGGCAATGTAGTAACTCCTTCTGACGACCGGGTTCTTGCATCAGAGAAGCAATTAGCTAAGGCAACTCCTGATGCAAAATCTTCTGCTACTTCACCAGCCGAGCGAATACCAGCACCAGCACCACAGCCTGTCCTCAATCCACCAGTCGAGCGAGCACCAGCACCACCACAGCCTGTCCTCAACCCACCAGTCGAGCGAGCACCAGCACCACCACAGCCTGTCCTTAACCCACCAGTCGAGCGAGCACCAGCACCACCACAGCCTGTTGTCAGTTTACCAGCCGAGCCAGTACCAACAGGCTCCTCACATATTCATACTCCATCCCCGCATTCAAATGCTCAACCCACCCTAAAGCTAATTCATACCTCTGGAAAAGAATTTCGCCTGCGCGGAGAAGAGGGTTACATTGGTCGGCAAAGCCCAGTCAATCCAGTTTTACCAGAAATAGACTTATCTGGCATTTCTAATGAAGGTATAGTTTCTCGTTCTCATGCACGAGTGTACTGGGATAAATCTCAAAATGTATATATGTTAGTTGACAACAATAGTCGAAATGGAACTTATTTAAATGAAAAATTTCTTTCTCCCGGCATTCACTATCCCCTGAAAGACAAAGATGTGTTACAACTTGGTCAAGAAAAACTGGTCTGTTTCACAGTTTTATTAACTAATAATTAA
- a CDS encoding response regulator transcription factor, with protein MKILIVESDKYTAKFLAENFKHEHYIVDIAYDALKGWEYTQTSQYDLILLDNILPQVDGISFCKRLRNAKYNALILMLSARNKTVDKVMGLDAGADDYLVKPFELEELTARIRALSRRSSEIRQPILVYGDLRLDPSSYCAMYRERSLSLTPKEYMLLECLLRNQNQVLTRSTLADKLWNYDKLAGKETIKTHITNLRKKLKAAGTSDRLIETVYGIGYRLSSSM; from the coding sequence ATGAAAATTTTGATAGTAGAAAGTGATAAATATACAGCCAAATTCCTAGCAGAAAATTTCAAACACGAACATTACATCGTAGACATAGCCTATGATGCTCTTAAGGGTTGGGAATATACACAAACAAGCCAATACGATCTCATTTTATTAGATAATATTCTTCCACAAGTAGATGGTATTAGCTTCTGTAAACGTTTGCGAAATGCTAAATATAATGCTCTTATATTAATGCTATCAGCAAGAAATAAAACTGTGGATAAAGTCATGGGATTAGATGCAGGGGCTGATGATTATTTAGTGAAACCGTTTGAATTAGAAGAATTAACAGCAAGAATTAGAGCTTTATCTCGTAGAAGCTCTGAAATTCGCCAACCAATCTTAGTTTACGGTGACTTACGGCTCGATCCTAGTAGCTATTGTGCTATGTATAGAGAGCGATCGCTTTCCCTAACACCTAAAGAATATATGTTATTAGAATGCTTATTAAGAAATCAAAACCAAGTTTTAACTCGCTCAACCTTAGCAGACAAATTGTGGAATTATGACAAATTAGCTGGTAAAGAAACAATCAAAACACATATTACCAATTTACGAAAAAAATTGAAAGCAGCAGGAACCTCTGACAGATTAATTGAAACAGTGTATGGAATTGGTTATCGCTTGAGTAGTTCAATGTAG
- a CDS encoding peptidoglycan-binding domain-containing protein — MSVNVQISQSLPTLENGSQGEDVRYLQRILNCLEYGSVATDGKFGPQTENAVKQFQGNYPPLAVDGIVGQQTWWQIIRAFADSSLCNK, encoded by the coding sequence ATGTCCGTTAATGTTCAAATATCCCAATCACTACCTACTTTAGAAAATGGCAGTCAAGGTGAAGACGTTAGATATTTGCAACGAATTTTAAACTGTCTGGAATACGGTTCTGTTGCTACTGATGGCAAATTCGGTCCACAAACCGAAAATGCAGTGAAACAGTTTCAAGGCAATTATCCACCATTAGCCGTAGATGGAATCGTAGGACAACAAACCTGGTGGCAAATTATACGAGCTTTCGCAGATTCTTCTTTATGTAACAAATAA